A genomic window from Telopea speciosissima isolate NSW1024214 ecotype Mountain lineage unplaced genomic scaffold, Tspe_v1 Tspe_v1.0355, whole genome shotgun sequence includes:
- the LOC122648001 gene encoding uncharacterized protein LOC122648001, translated as MGSYSLASRHACVKEIIHDGDWHPGNFSSKSAWNAIRTRAACIDWSEAVWFEGSIKSHSFIDWRCLSDALPTRDNLIHRHILTPHHCVFCWAGTESRNHLFFGCPFTTDIWKHIYDLCFHDGATPSNAIDAAISVRYVAGRAGKLGLVIKLAFCATIKHIWSERNYRIFRNKIRSKDQIVGAIKGDVIGRLSSIDLVGDPTTANHHIAAKWDLQVRWIARIPMACSWFAPNPNMVALHCDGSLSDDKAGFGGLIRDDSGDPLAAFASIGEDLSVLSMKLMAIYRGISLCVDKGFYDVPIRSDLKLAVDILNGVITGPWQILTLKSKIQIKARLLRSKEFIHVWREQNQPADFMASIPIDPSEILWEPESFPPELAILIKQDKEFVTYYRM; from the exons ATGG GCTCTTATTCCCTTGCTTCCCGTCATGCTTGTGTCAAGGAGATTATCCATGATGGAGATTGGCACCCTG GTAATTTCTCTTCCAAATCAGCCTGGAATGCTATCCGCACAAGAGCTGCCTGTATTGACTGGAGCGAAGCTGTTTGGTTTGAAGGGAGTATAAAGTCCCATTCCTTTATAGACTGGAGATGCCTTTCGGATGCCCTCCCCACTAGGGACAACCTCATTCATAGACACATTCTGACTCCTCATCATTGCgtgttttgttgggctggaacTGAAAGTAGGAATCATCTCTTCTTCGGGTGCCCTTTTACTACTGATATTTGGAAACATATTTATGACCTTTGTTTCCATGATGGGGCCACTCCTAGCAATGCCATTGATGCAGCCATTTCGGTTAGATATGTTGCAGGTAGAGCAGGGAAATTGGGGCTAGTCATAAAGCTTGCTTTCTGTGCCACAATCAAGCATATTTGGTCGGAGAGAAATTACAGAAtttttagaaacaaaatcagatctAAGGACCAGATTGTAGGGGCTATAAAGGGGGATGTTATTGGCAGATTATCTTCCATTGACTTGGTGGGAGACCCTACTACTGCCAACCATCATATTGCTGCCAAATGGGATCTTCAAGTTCGTTGGATTGCAAGAATTCCAATGGCATGCTCTTGGTTTGCTCCAAATCCGAacatggttgctctccattgtgatgggtctctttcagATGACAAGGCAGGCTTTGGGGGTCTCATTCGTGATGATAGTGGGGATCCCTTAGCTGCCTTTGCTAGCATAGGGGAAGATCTTTCGGTGCTGTCCATGAAGCTCATGGCTATTTACAGAGGAATTTCCCTCTGCGTTGATAAGGGCTTTTATGATGTCCCTATTAGGTCGGATTTGAAGTTGGCCGTCGATATTTTGAATGGAGTGATTACTGGGCCTTGGCAAATCCTAACTTTGAAAAGTAAGATCCAAATAAAGGCAAGGCTGCTTAGGTCTAAAGAATTCATTCATGTGTGGAGAGAACAGAATCAGCCTGCAGATTTCATGGCCTCCATCCCTATAGACCCTTCTGAAATTCTTTGGGAGCCTGAGTCCTTCCCTCCGGAGCTAGCGATTCTCATAAAGCAAGATAAAGAGTTTGTAACCTATTATAGGATGTAG